The following proteins come from a genomic window of Dermacentor albipictus isolate Rhodes 1998 colony chromosome 8, USDA_Dalb.pri_finalv2, whole genome shotgun sequence:
- the LOC135918967 gene encoding uncharacterized protein isoform X2 → MRVLAALLLATCAVAGVTALATRHRVKHEIAPLCDNNIDQHARLDRLVDRIRSRLRDEEPFALPADIAPLRLHDGVLWGLSNFELRHPPQLVCGNGYANLTMLIGLVQPHVRYRWNFTPIPGVTGQFIAHADRATVDIFLQAPLDSPNAKASIKSLKVTELSQIWVKVPSVPVVSWVASQIGNLGTMINRKNLKKFLQENLRASIQKTLDKEPL, encoded by the exons GTGTGACAGCCCTTGCAACTCGCCACCGCGTGAAGCATGAAATTGCCCCCCTCTGCGACAACAACATTGACCAGCATGCTCGACTTGATCGGCTTGTGGACCGGATTCGTAGCAGGCTGCGGGACGAGGAGCCATTCGCATTGCCCGCTGACATTGCTCCCCTTCGGCTGCATGACGGCGTGCTGTGGGGGCTGAGCAACTTTGAACTGCGGCATCCACCACAGTTGGTTTGTGGAAATGGCTATGCCAACCTCACCATGCTCATTGGTTTGGTGCAACCACATGTCCGATACAG GTGGAACTTCACACCGATTCCTGGCGTCACTGGGCAGTTCATTGCACATGCTGATCGTGCCACTGTAGACATCTTTCTTCAGGCGCCCCTTGACTCTCCTAATGCAAAGGCTTCCATCAAGTCGCTCAAGGTCACTGAACTCAGTCAGATCTGGGTCAAGGTTCCCAGTGTCCCCGTGGTGAGCTGGGTGGCTTCGCAAATAGGAAACTTGGGCACAATGATCAACCGCAAAAATCTGAAAAAGTTCCTCCAAGAAAACCTTCGCGCCTCTATCCAAAAGACCCTTGACAAGGAACCCTTGTAG